The region cctcggcgacgaggaggcggcgctgctgcCGAACGTGGTCCGCACGATCCTAGTCGGTGATGAGACGAGGCGGAGGGGCGACGCGCTGCGCCTGCTCGCGCGTGAAGACGTCCCGAAAGTTCATCTGCGACGAGGGCCTCTCCAAGCACCACGCCGACGCGTCGTATGTGCGGGCCGCCTCGTGCGCGGTCCGGAACGACCCGAGACCGAGCCGGACGTCGCCGGACCGAATCTCGGCGGAGTACCAGCCGCTCGGACGCTCGCGGACGCTGCGGTAGCCCGAAGAACCCCGGCGGCGCGACGGCATGGTGGCACGATGGCGGCGGGGAAAGCGGCGAGGAGAAGGGCGCGTGGCAGTGTGATGAGCGCGTGGCGAGCGCCAGATTTtataggcgcgcgcgaagcggcgTGCCAAATCTAACGCACCAGCTGCCGCTTTCTCTCCCCCGCGCGCGGTAGTTTGCCGCCACCGTTGGAGCGCACGAAACCGGGCCGCGCGCGCTAAATTCCGATTTTATCGTGCGGGCGCGTCTTTTGGCGCGCGCACctgttagatgtgcaatacttagagcATATCCAACAGGCGCACAGAAACTACTCCGCGCTAAAATTCGGGTTTTTTGTGCGCAAGGCAACTCCAGCAAAAACTATAAAATAGTGCACACGCAAAAAAGGATCGGACACGTGCTAAAAAACACTACCAGAAGCTGCAAATTTTGCGCGCCGGATTGCGCGCGCTTCATAATTTACACTGGGTCTTTTTTGGATGCGCGTTTTTAGGCATCTGCTAAATCAATACTGGGTCCGGCGCGCTTAAAGTGCTACTGTGACGCGCTAAACTTTTATGCTCCTGTTTGAGATGCTCTTAGGGCACATCGAAATTTGCTTTAACAAAACTGTTTTACAAAAGTCGAAATCAAATAGGCCGAGTCTTTTGTGCCCCCGCCGTTAGACGTCCACATCACGCGCATGGATGGATCGATCTGGAAAGGACAGGAAGAATGTTTGGCGTCCGCGTGTTCCCGACGGGGACCGGTCGGCCCGCGAGGCGTGCGCCCGCCCGCGGCCCGGCAGTTCGGTGCCGGACCACGCCCGCGGCTTTAAAGCTGCCATCCTTTTCGCCCGGCAACACAGCGATGCGGCCGGCAACGGCACGGTTGGAGCCGCCGGGACGCAACTCTGCCGGAGACCGATAGCGCGCGCGAGAGATAGGCGCGGCGCGGTGCGTCGGACGAacgcacatgcatgcatgcgtcggCGCGGGCGAGATCCACGGGCTGCTGCTGCATGCACGCACGCGGAATCCATGGCTTTTCTCGTCGCCGACGGGATTTGGCCAGGCAGGCAGCATCGACGTACGCAAGGGCTTCCATTTGTTCAGATGTTCGTTCGGATGACAGTTTGGGAACGTACGTCGGCGTGAACCGACGGGTTGAAGACGGGACGGGACGTGCGTACTTGATGGAGTGCATGCATGGCCCGGTTTCCATCGCGTTGGATCGATTCGTCTCTGCGGAATGGCATCGTCGCACTCGCACGCATCGATGATCCATCATCGGTTGTGTCATGATGCGTGGCTGCGGATGCGTTACAGACTTGCAGTGGTACCGATCGACCGATGGAGAGAAAAGAGTGAAGGAGCAATTAGTGCCTGCCAGCGCTGTGGATCTGCTGGGATTAGGGCAAAGTCAACTGTTGACTCCACATTTGAAAGAGGGCGGCTATTTTGCATCCGGGCGTGAATAGTAAATTTAAAAAACAGTAGTATTTTTTTTATAAATCCTAAATTTTCAGGCATCCAAGATGCTGGTCTGCGCAAGGTTTGTGTAAAATTTTTCAGTGTTTGAACATACGAGGAGCTCCTGCCCTGAAAAACAAGTTTTAGTGTGTGAGAAACTTTAAAAAATAGCTCTTTTCGTAGCTGATTTTGCTCTGTTGTTTTGGTACGAGCTCCTCAGGTGTGCAAACACCATGAGATTTTGTGTGCACATGTGCATATTCGATGGCTATTTCTTTAGATTTATTTATCCTTTTTACTTTTTTGAATGTACTGTTCACGGGATGAAGACGAGCCTGTGCACCGTTTTGACTTGTGCATTTGAATTGGTTTTCACTTCAAATCCTTCTGAAGGTCTCGACATCCCCTGAACTTAACCATATAAATTACATCATAAATCTAGCAAAACCAGATTAATGAAGCCCCGAGTGGTATCATTGACACCAAAGCTGGTTCCGTATCACATCGAGCTTATTGGACATCTAAGTTGCCAAGTCGGCGATGTTGTGTCATACGGTAGATGAGGGTCTAATTCACGAGCTCCCTTTGAGGGGNNNNNNNNNNNNNNNNNNNNNNNNNNNNNNNNNNNNNNNNNNNNNNNNNNNNNNNNNNNNNNNNNNNNNNNNNNNNNNNNNNNNNNNNNNNNNNNNNNNNNNNNNNNNNNNNNNNNNNNNNNNNNNNNNNNNNNNNNNNNNNNNNNNNNNNNNNNNNNNNNNNNNNNNNNNNNNNNNNNNNNNNNNNNNNNNNNNNNNNNNNNNNNNNNNNNNNNNNNNNNNNNNNNNNNNNNNNNNNNNNNNNNNNNNNNNNNNNNNNNNNNNNNNNNNNNNNNNNNNNNNNNNNNNNNNNNNNNNNNNNNNNNNNNNNNNNNNNNNNNNNNNNNNNNNNNNNNNNNNNNNNNNNNNNNNNNNNNNNNNNNNNNNNNNNNNNNNNNCGGgtttatttgtttttatttatttttcttgtttcttttcttttcccaaCACATATAGATTTTTTCAGTAAACATTGTTgtggaacatttttcaaataaaagtTGTTTTTTCCAATGGCACTAAGAATTTTCTTTAAACTATGTGAATATTCTtgttacattgtataaacattttcttTTCAATTTTATGTACATTTTTTGGTTGTTACTAAACTTATTTTTTAAGTCACGCAAACCTTTTACTACATTTTATAGTTGTTTACTTAAATTCAcgaatatttttttaaatgtcTTAACTTTTTTTAAATTCCACAAACATTTTTTTGTTAAACAGTACTAATATTGTATAAAAGTTGCAGATTTTTTTACATCATAAGACATTTTTTAAAATGCATGATGAACACTTTGAAAATTTAATATTTTTTTTAGTTATATGTGTTTTAGATTATTTTTTAAGTATgaacaaaaatgaaaaaagaacTAACGAACCAAAGAAACAAACGAAACAAAGCAAAGTGGGCTGGCCGAATATAGCGGTTCCTAGTGAGAGCAGTGGCTATTCGGTTCGGTGTCGCGCGAGGCGAGATATAGCCGGGCGCGTCTCTGCCCGTACTGCTTCCAGGCCGGCTGGTCCACCAAGGCCCAAGCGAGAAATTACTCCTTTTCTCTACCGTGACGTGGTCGTCCGTTCGGGGCTCgcgccggagagagagagagagagagagagagaggcactcAGGCATCCCGATCCCCTTTCCCCTTGGTCGTCTTCCACTCCTCCGGCGGACATCGAGCGCTTCCGCGGCAGCCGTCGTCGCACCTCCGGCAAGCAGGCGCAACCAGGGCGGAGGTGATTGACGGCTGGGGCTCGTCGGGTTCGATTCGCCCGTCGGAAGCGAGAGGGAGCGAGATCTCAGGTGAGTACCACGCCGCTCACGCGCCGCTCTCAGCTTCTGTTCTCGTTGGGGGAAGGGAGGAGGATTTCAGGATGCAAGTCGACACGGCCGCCGCGCGTCCGCCAGATTCCGCAACGTCCGCTATTGCTAATCGCATGATTCGCGGCTGCCCGCGTCCGCCACTTCATCTCTCCGCGGTGCCTGCAATTCTATGCTGCTGCTACGTATATACTGTAGATGGGATCAAATGAAACACGGGCTCTTCTACTTAAACACTCCAAGATGGGATCAAATGGAGCCTGTGTGCCACACAAGTAGATGGGATACCATTTAAATAGGAGTAGATCGCAAGCCTGCTACTGCTGTTAAGATTGTGCATTTCATTCAAATTCAGATCCGTTTGGCCTGCTACTGCTGTTAAGATTGTGCATTTCATTCAAATTCAGATCCGTTTGGCCGGATCTTTTCTAAATAGCAGCAACAAATGGAAACGATAACCACATTTAAAAAGTCTGAATACTACAATGACACCAATGCTGCAAACACTGCGTCCAAGTGACCTTCAGATTTCAGGACATGCCAATATACTTGCGAATAGAGAAAGCACTAGTATAAGTGAGCAAATCTCCAGCTAAAAATCCTAGTCTGGCAACATCTTGAAGCAATGTGCTTCAGCCTTTTCTGAGTTTCTGCTGAACTTTACGATGAACGACAGGGAGCTCAAAATTTAGTCCTGAACTTTTCCGAGTCCACGGCAGCTGCTCTGATGACCGGTCCTGAACACTAGAACAAAGTTTCAGCAATTCACTTTATATCTTATCAAGCTTTTTCATGCCGATCATTTGTTCAAATATTAAACATGCAGCTGGCAAACATGCGGACATGCACTTGTACTGAACTGAGACATGCAGCTAGCTTGCACATGTTACCAGCCAAAGACCAAAGTCTATATCCTGAGTAATAATATCCTGTATAGATTAGTACTAATAGTCTTTAAGAATTCAGAATGATGGTTATATAAGAATTAAGAGTAGCATGTATTACTACTAAAAATGAAAGGGATTTGGTTTGGTTTTTTAACTAAAACAAGCAGGTAAAGCAGAATGGGGGCTTTTGTATCTATTACTAACTTAGATTTCCTGGAGCTGCCACTTGCTCTTTGTTGCTAATAAAAGGTTTTGACTAGACACAGTTTCCTATCTCTGGGCTGCTAGAAAAAAACATGGTTCCAGCAGGATGAAATCTTTTTCCATCTACAGTATATACGTCTTGGCCATGTCCTGAAATTACACTATATACGTCTTTTTCCAGGATGAAATCCTTTTCTTGTTCGTCTGCAATGGAATTTTTTGTCAACGGGGCTATGTTAGTTTTTCACATCATCAGTAGTTTTTGTACATCCAAAAGAGGCGCCAAAAACTGTGCCAACTGTAATTCCCCACTATGGGATGCATAGGTTTCATACATCCCAAGCTGTGTAGGAATGGTTCTACTGTCATGTTTCCATATTCTTTGTGTTTGCCTCGCGATGTAATTTTATCCATGGATTTGTTAGTGTTGTTGATCATGAGTAGTTTTAGTTGGTTTTCTTTTTCCCCCTCGTGATGGAATTTTATCCATGGTTTCTTTAGTGTTGTTAATCATGAGTAGTTTTATACTTCCAAAAGAGGTGTCGAAGTAGTTCTAGTTAGTTTCCCTATAACATAACACTCACACACAAGTCGACTCCTTCCTACAGGTCCAACCAGAAAACCTAACACCGCCTCGCCCTCCTGGTGGCCGGCGAGATGGCGTCAGCAGCCTACCTCGAGACGGAGGAGAACCTGGAGGCCCTCATCAGCCGCATCGAGCAGAAGTCCCGCAAGATCGAGACCCTCCTCAAGCAGTAAGCTTCCctcccctccctctcccttccCGATTCCTCCGCTGTATGCTGATTGATTATGCTGTGCGGCGCGGGCAGGTCGAAGCCGGTGGAAGCCCTCAAGACGGCGCTCGAGGGGTCGCCCCTCAAGACCCGCGACGAGCGATGCAAGGTTTGGTTCTCTGTCAGCGCTCCTTGTCTCGTTTCTGCCATGGAACGTCTTCAAAATCACGTAATAAACATGCTGGTTTCTTCATCTTGTTGCAGTCGGCGAACTGGATCGTGGTGCACCGCGCCATGATGGCGATCAGGGACATCGACGGCATGTTCAACTCACTGGATACCGAGTACTACGACATCCTCATGAAGTGAGACTCGTCCCCTTCCCTTCCCTAATTCCCTTTCTTGCTGCCAACATCCAACTGCTTTAATCGAGTCAGTGTAAATTGCTGTATGCAACATTTGAGTGTAGGGCTGCTGTTTGGAATTCGGATGGTGTTGATCAGTAGTTTCTAGTTCAGCCTCCCAAGTACTATGCGGTAACAGCACAGCATTTTGCTGGTTTGGTCTTCCTGGACAGTATTGCGGCAGCCATTGCCTCACATATTCTTTTCACGACTTCTGCTTTTTCATGCGCCATTTGTGTTTTGCATTCCAAAATGTGTCACTGTAACATAGAGTTTTTCTGTTTCATTACCTTCAGATGAAGTTAGTGTCGACCAGACCACTACCACAAGTATTAGCTCACTTAGCATTTCAAGACAACCGAACCACACAGATCATTGATAGCTCTTGCAATAAATGAAACGGCATTTGTCAGGGTGCATGCACATCCATGATGTTGGTCATTGTGTTTGCAAATGTCTGATCCATGATGGAAATATGTCCGAATCATTGTTTGATGTGACGTAGAGTTCATTTGGAGTGTATTTACACAATTCAAATAGAGGTGGAAGCAATCGAATGAAACATAGGTAGGCAGTTTTTAGGTATGCTGTTGGAGGAGAACAAAAAAGGCTTCGATTCTCTGAATCTTCTCTCTCCTATCTAAAACTGATTTTAGGTAACGAAATTCGGGcaatgctattggagatgctctacagCACTACTTTATGTCGGCTGTTTTCACCTCAGAGTGCGTGCTGAACCATCATTGTTTGAACATGATACCGGTATATAGTCTTCCGCCCTTTCGCTCGAAGGCGTAGGTAGCCACTCCTTATGTCCCTTTTAATTTCTCatgtttggtggaatttttaacACCGTTCTCCTTTGGTTTGTGTGGTTCACTTACTTCGCAATACAATAATTTCCTCAAAGGCTCCAGTTTGTTTAACCATCTCTAATATTGTTGCCCGTTTATGATTCTGGGGCCATTCCCTCTCAATCTTTCCTCTGCAGACTTGCAGTGTAAGTCAAATTTTATGGAAACGACCATCTAATCTGCATATGTTTTCTCTCTGCAATGTAGATACCTGTACAGAGGTTTGTCCACTGGTGACCGGCCGACGTGTGACCAGTGCCTCAAAATCCATGAGAAACTGACGGAGAGAGCTGGCTTAGGATGCATACTGCGGTCACTCGCCGACACTGTAAACACTGTGTGAGCCTCCTTCGTCTTCATCAAGGGTCTATGCTGTGAAGATCTTGTCAGGTCGAATTAGTTGTATGGACTTTATAAATGCTGAAGATGATTGTTTTGACCCCTTGTATTTGCAGTTTGGCAGCTTCGTAGCTGGATAGAGCATTTTTGCATTGTGGCTTATTTGCAGCTAGTTTGGTTAGTTGCATCTTGATTACAAGATTGGAGTTTTAGATCCTTTTTTCTGGCATGTAAACTCAATCAGCCCAACTCAAAGGCTGAGCGTGCAGAAGAATCGTTCAGTATATGTGTGTAGTATAGTAACCTATGATCGCGTCCATGATTCTGCTGTGCGTTTTGCCAGGCAACCAATCGCGGGATTCATTCATGCGACGAGATTATCTCCCGCGACTGGACGGCCGCGGGAAAGCCGTCACTTGAAGCTGGCCCAAGTGTCAGAAAAATCATGGTAGCAAGTAGCAACTGAGCACTACTTATAATCTGCCTATGGGAATCGACTCAATCGGGTCACTGTTAaacatcgacaacaagctcgacagaAAATATGTCGAGGAGGCGAGGAGGACCTACGAGCGTAGGGAAAGCAAGTCGGGGCGAGGCCGAAAAACACGACAACCACGACGGGTGGCACTAAGACATGGCTTGGTAGGGAGCAGGGCCATCTTCAGACATTTGGGGCCTCAGGATGAAATGCAAAATGAGGCCCTAACTTAAAAATATATGGCTAATACAACTAAAGTATACTTTCACTTAATTCAATTTCTTGATTATGTGTTATTTCATACGTACAATTTAAAAATACATCAATTATGAAATTTAAAGTACTGGAGGTACTGCTAAAGCAATAAACTAACATCATGTTCTACTGAAAAGCATCAGGACATGAATTCTTGGTTTATCAAGATAAGAGAACAGAAGAATGCCGAACCATGAAACATGTATGAACAACTATCTATGAATCTTGTATGAGCAACTATCCTCAAAATAGTTCTATCTGAAACAATCAAAGAAATGCATGGTCGATTGATGATTTGAGAACAAATACATGATAGATGGACAAACGTCATCATGGTAATTACACAAATACATGATAGATGGACAAATGTCATCATGGTAATGAGAAATGCATGATCGATTGATGAATAATGAATAGAAAGATGATTCAATGGAGGTTTGATGCACAAAGTCAGGACTGCCCTGCGGATCTTCCCTGAAGACCTGATAGTGTAACTACAACATTACTAGTACATGTTCAACGGGGAAGCAATTCTGAAAACCAAAATTTAAGACTACGTCACAGTTTAAGTTTAGCGTGGTGCGAAAAAGACAAGTAATTCAATCATGGTTAACTAATTAATTATTGATAGGAGCAGAGTAGGAACTACATGAAGTTACCTACAGTGATACATGCATCATCGAGAGGCCTAAACTTGGGGCGGCCAAAGAAGGCACATATTAGAGAAAAGTGTTGCACGACGATATTGTCATCCAGTGGCGCGATCGAGGCGAATTGCTGAATTGGGGTTGCGCTACGCTTCGGCGCTGTCGTCATCCGGTGGCACGAGGCGACAACTGGAT is a window of Triticum dicoccoides isolate Atlit2015 ecotype Zavitan chromosome 2B, WEW_v2.0, whole genome shotgun sequence DNA encoding:
- the LOC119362406 gene encoding actin-related protein 2/3 complex subunit 5A-like, which encodes MASAAYLETEENLEALISRIEQKSRKIETLLKQSKPVEALKTALEGSPLKTRDERCKSANWIVVHRAMMAIRDIDGMFNSLDTEYYDILMKYLYRGLSTGDRPTCDQCLKIHEKLTERAGLGCILRSLADTVNTV